CATGATCCGCCGCCGCGCGAACGGCCGTGATAGCGGCGAGCACTGTGGCCGCTTCGTCGTGGGCGGGGATGACCACGAGGACATCGAGTTCTGGGGCGGCGGCGGCACTCACGTGCTTGAGTCTAGGCGGTGCTCGTGGCTCAAGGTGTCACTGCGCTGTTGAGTCTTGGTCCTGTTCCTGGAGCAGGGCGGTGAGTGCCTGTTTGTGCCCGGTGTAGGCATCGCGACCGAGCTCGGAGAGGGACAGCATCAGGCGTGAGCGTCCCGCCCGCACGAACGGCTCTTCTGTCACGTATCTCGCGGAGACGAGCTGGGTCAGTTGTTTGCTCAGCGCCGACTTGGACAGTCCGGTGCGCTCCTGGATCTCCGCAAATTCGATTCCCTTCGCCTGCGAGAGCATGGCGCAGATGCGCAGCCGGTGAGCAGCGTGGATGAGCGGGTCAAAGCGCGGTTCAGGCCCCTCGGCTTCAGACCCCACGAGGCCGCCGCTGATAGGCGATGCTGACTCCGAGGAGCCCTGCGGCGAGGATGGCACCGGCTGCCAGCCAGACCCAGCCACCGAGGATGCTGTCCAGAGCGATCGCGGCTACGGGGATGGCGCCGGCCGCCAATCCGGATAGCAGCATCGGACGCCAGGGGAGGCGAATGCCCTGGTATCCGGGGTGGTTCAGTCCCACGGCCCCGGCAAGCCCGCCGATTCCGATCGTCAGCATCAGGATCAGCGAGACCTGGAGGATTCTCGTTGCACCACTGAGATCCTCCAGCGCGTTCAACCCGAGCGCCCCGAAGATCAGTGCCGCGATGGCAGGCAGATACCAGGGAGGAAGGGGGCGGTAGATCGTGGCTCGCTCCTCCTGCTCAGCCGCATCGAGTGCGCGACGCGCCTCCTCGGGAGTAGGAGCTGATCCTGTTGTTTCCATGCAGGAAACAGTACAGGTGTTTCCATCCTGGAAACAAGAGGTTTTTCGCTGTGTTTCTCGTCGCGCCCTTGACCATGGAGGAATTTCCGCAGTGCTTCAGGCCTTGGACCGTGCATGACCTCCGATGTAGAAGAACCAACACTGCCCGCCGACCGCACCGCGCTGATCGTCGGGGCCTCTGGCATCACCGGATCCGCTGTCGCCCGGCAGCTCGTCGCCGAGGGGTGGGACGTGCTGGCCCTGTCCCGGAGTGCCGTCTCCGCTCCGGGCGTGCGCGGGGTTGCTGCCAATCTTCGCGATCCCGAGAGCCTCGCCACCGCGCTGGCCGAGCACCGGCCGACGCACGTGTTCTTCAGCGCCTGGCAGAAGCAGGACACCGAGGCGGAGAACATCAGGGTCAACGGCGCCATGCTGCGTGACCTCTTGGCAGCGCTGAAGCACGCGCCGCTGCAGCATGTTTCCATCGTGACCGGACTCAAGCACTATCTCGGCCCCTTCGAGGCCTACGCCGCCGGAGCCACCCCCGATACTCCCTTCCACGAAGAGGAGCCGCGACTGGAGACCCCGAACTTCTACTACGCGCATGAGGATGAGCTCTTCGCCGCGGCGGAGCGTCAGGGCTTCACCTGGTCCGTGCACCGGGCGCACACCATCATCGGCCACGCCGTGGGCAACGCCATGAACATGGGCCTGACCATCGCCGTTCAGGCGACGCTCGCCAAAGAGCTGGATCTCGACTTCGTGTTCCCCGGCAGCGAGCAGCAGTGGAACGGGCTCACCGATGTGACCGACGCAGGGCTGCTCGCCGAGCAGATGATCTGGGCTTCCACGGACCCTGCCGGGGCGAACGAACCCTTCAACATCGTCAACGGGGACGTGTTCCGGTGGCGCTGGATGTGGCCGCGGCTCGCGGCTGATCTCGGTGTGGCCCCTGAGCGCGTGATCGGATTCTCCGAGGCGCCGCGTCCGTTGGAGGAGCAGATGGCGCCGCACGAGGCGGCATGGCCCGCGATTGCGGAGAAGCACGGTCTCATCGAGTCCGATATCCAGCGACTGGCCTCCTGGTGGCACACCGACGCCGATCTGGGGCGTGAGATGGAGGTCGTCACAGATATGGGCAAGAGCCGCGACGCTGGGTTCCTGTCCCACCGCCGCACCGAGCAGGCCTTCAAGGACCTGTTCGTCCGCTACCGCGCGGACCGCGTCATCCCCTAGACCGCGAGAGCAGTGCCGCGTTCGGCGCGCTGATTCGCGCCGTGGCATGACGAACGCCCCGCCGCAGGGGAACTCGGGGAGTTCCTCTGGGACGGGGCGTGCGTTCTGTGCTGCTCGGGTCGCTCAGAACCTCATGCTCAGGAGGCGTTCTCCAGCGAGGCGATGTCGATGACGGCGCGGTAGCGCACGTCGCCCGAGACGACCTTGTCGTAGTACTCGGCGACCTGATCGGCCTGGATCAGCTCAGTGGTGGCCGTGATGCCGTGCTTGGCGCAGAAGTCCAGCATCTCCTGGGTCTCCGGGAGACCGCCGACCATGGAGCCGGCGTAGTTCCGGCGCATGGTGAGCAGCGAGAACATCTGGAAGGACTGCTCCTCGCTGGGGGCTCCGACGTTGACCATGGTCCCGCCGCGGCCCAGCAGGCCGAGGAAGGAGTCAAGGCTGACGGATGCGCCCACGGTGTTGATGATCAGGTCGAAGGTTCCGGCCAGCTCCTGGAACGCGCTGCCGTCCGCGGTGGCGCGGTAGGAGGTGGCGCCGAAGCTGAGTCCGTCTTCCTTCTTGCTGTCGGTGCGGCTGAGCACGGTGACCTCAGCGCCCATGGCGGCGGCGATCTTGACCGCGATGTGCCCCAGTCCGCCCATGCCGATCACACCGACCTTCACGCCCGGACCGGCGCCGTAGCGCTTCAGCGGGGCGTAGGTGGTGATCCCGGCGCAGAGCAGCGGGGTGGTCGAGGCGGCGTCCATGCCCTCGGGGATGCGCAGCACGAAGTGGTCACGGACCACGATCTGCTGGCTGTATCCGCCATGGGTGGTCTCACCGTCCTTGTCCTGACCGTTGTAGGTCGCGACGACGCCCTGGCTGCAGAACTGCTCCTCGCCGGCCTTGCAGGCCTCGCACTCCATGCAGGAATCAGCGAAGCAGCCGACGCCGACGGTGTCACCGACGGTGAACTCGGAGACGTCAGCCCCGACCTCGACCACGTCGCCGATGATCTCGTGCCCCGGAGTCATCGGGTAGCTGGCGCCGCCCCATTCGTTGCGGACCTGGTGGATGTCGGTGTGGCAGATGCCCGCATAGCGGATGGCGATGCGCACGTCATCGGCGCGCACGCTGCGACGCTCGAGCGGACGGCGGGTGAAGTCACCTTCGGCGCTGTCGGCCTGAAGTGCGGTGATGGTCGTAGTCATAGGGTGTTCCTTCGTGTGGTGGCGCAGTGATGCGCGGTGAAAGTGTCAGGAGACGCCGCAGGGCCGCGGCGGGCGATGGAGGCGCGCCGCGGCCCTGCAGGCGTGTGCTGGACCGATGTGGTCTGAGCGGATCAGCTCTCGAAGGTGGCGTCCAGAGTGATCTCCACTCCGGTGAGCGCCTTGCTGACCGGGCAGCCGGTCTTGGCTTCTTCAGCGGACTTCAGGAAGGTGTCCTCGTCGATGCCGCTGACCTCACCGTGGACGATCAGCTTGATGCCGGTGAGCTTGAAGCCGCCGTCGGGATCGGCGCCGAGGGAGACCTCGGCGCGGACGTCCAGAGATTCCACGGTGCCGCCGGCGCCGGAGAGCACGGCAGAGAGCTGCATGGCATAGCAGGAGGAGTGTGCCGCGGCGATGAGCTCCTCGGGGCTGGTGTTGCCGTTGGCCTCTTCTGCTGAGCGCTTCGGGAACGACACGTCATAGGTGCCGATCTTGGAGCTGCTGAGCTCGACCTGGCCGGAGCCCTCTTCGAGTGATCCGTTCCAGGCAGTGCGTGCTGTACGTGTAGGCATGATGGTTCTCCTTCGATTCATGTGCTCAGTGCGGGTGTGCATCGAGCTGGTCTGTGTCAGTTTCTCGGCTGCGGCCTGACGCCGCCTGGACGTCGCTCAGCCGCGCAGGAAGGTCAGGAGCTGCTCGTTGACCTCCTGGGCGTGGGTCCAGAGCATGCCGTGGGGAGCGCCTTCGATCTCGTGGTACTTCGCCGAGGGAAGGGCCTCATGGAAGGGTCGACCGGTGGAGTCGATGGGCAAGATGTTGTCTGCCGTGCCGTGGACGATCAGCGCGGAGACCTCGGAGCTTCCGAGGGCGACGACGTCGTCTCTGAAGTCCGTGAGCCAGGTCGGCTGCGCCCAGATCGAGGCATGCGGTGACGCCGCGTAGGCGAGCCCCTTGTTCGCGGCCAGCGCCTCCTCGCTGAGTCGACCACCGAGGTTCTCCTCCGCGTTGAAGAAATCGTTGAAGAAGCTCGTGAAGAAGGCGTAGCGGTCGGTGCTGACGGCCTCGAAGAGTCCGTCGAACACGTCCTGCGGGACGCCTGTGGGATTGTCCTCGGTCTGCAGCAGGAAGGGCTGGAGTGAGCCGAGGAAGACGGCTTTGTCCACCCGCTGGGTCCCGTGGTTCTTCAGGTAGCGGGCGACCTCGCCGGTGCCCATGGAGAAGCCGACCAGCGCGGCGTCGCGGAGATCGAGCGCCTCCATGACTGCGTGGAGATCTGCGGCGTAGGTGTCGTAGTCGTGGCCCGTGGTGGGGCGAGAGGACTTTCCGAATCCGCGGCGGTCATAGGTGATGACTCGGTATCCGGCGTCCAGCAGAGCTGCCGTCTGCTTCTCCCAGGATGATCCATCCAGGGGATAGCCGTGGATGAGCACCACTGGCTGACCTGAGCCGTGGTCCTCGTAGTAGAGGGAGATGTCTGTGCTGTTCTCGGTTCCGACGGTGACGTGCGACAAGTCAGTTCCTCCTTCAGTCCGGAGAACGTTCGTTCTCCACTGCTCTCACCATAGGAGAACCATCGTTCTCTGGCAAGTACACTGGGATGACAGCACCATGAAGAGCAACGGAAATCGAGGGAAAGAGAAGGGTCGCCAATGACGCGTCAGGGGGACGCAGGACTGCGCGAATCGGGGGATCTCCAGCTGCGCCGAGCAGTCATCGAATCGGCGGATTCCCTGTACTACGCCCACGGCTTCCGCGCGGTGGGCATGGACGCGCTGCGCCAACACGCAGGGGTCTCGCTGAAGCTGATCTACCGGCTCTTCCCCTCCAAGGAGTCCATCGTTCTGGCAGTGCTGGACTACCGCCACCAGATCTGGGCCGGGGAGGTCACCGCCGCCGTCGAGCGTGCCGAATCTCCCAGAGAGCGTCTGCTGGCGATCTATGACTACCTCGCCGGGTGGTTCCGCTCCGAGAACTTCCGCGGCTGCGTCTTCATCAACGCCTTCGGTGAACTCGCCACCGAGTCCCCCGCGGTGGCGGCCAAGGCCGCCGAGCACAAGCGGGACTTCCGCGACTACATGGACCAGCTCGCCATCGATGCCGGGTTCTCCGCCGAGCTGGGCGACCAGCTGATGCTGCTCGCCGAAGGCGCCCAGGTCACCGCCGCGATCACCGGAGATGCCGCCATGGCGATGAAGGCCCGCCGCGCGGCCGAGATGCTGCTCAGCTTTGAAGAGACCCGGCCGACCGCCAGCGTCGCCGGAGGCAGCGCCGCACCTCAGAGCCATGGCGGCTGAGTCGCAGGAGCCCTCAGAGGCACAGCGCGGCTCTGGGACACAGCCTGCGGGAGAGCCCCGCTCAGGGCGGGGGTTGATCTGGGCCGCTGCCGCGCTCGGCCTGCTGAATGCGGCGCCCAGCGTCTATTGGGCCTTCGGCGGGGATGCCCTGCTGGAGACCATCGGCCAGTGGCTGATCGACCTGCGGGGCCGGTCCCCGCTGCTGATCGGCATGGGTCTGCTGGGCATCGCGCTGGGAAAATCTGCGGCGGCGGTGATCCCGCTGGTGGCGATCCACGTGCTGGCTGCCCGGCGGGTGCTGTGGTGGAACCTCTCCCGTCTCGCCGCTGTGGCGCTGATCCTCTATGGCGCGGCGGGACTGGTCATCAACCTGGTGCTGCTGCTGTTCCCCGGCCTCACCGTGGAGGATCCGACGGCGCGATGGGGCCAGGCGCTGCTCTGGTACCCGATGCTCCTGCTCTGGGGGCTGGTGCTCGGCGTCGGGCTTCATCGGTGGCGCAGGCGGGTCAGCGAGGGTGGCCCCACCCCGAGGTGAGGGTCCTTGTGCGGCTCAGAGCCACTGCCGACGCTTGAAGACCAGCCATAGCCCGAGACTCAGGCCGAGCATCAGGGCGAGGGCCAGTGGATATCCCGCGATCCAGTGAAGCTCCGGCATATGGCGGAAGTTCATGCCATAGATCGAGGCGATGAGCGTGGGCGCGAACAGTATCGCCGCCCAACCGGAGATCTTCTTGCTCTGCTCCCCCTGGGCGTAGGAGGCGTCAGCCAGACGTCGGGTGGCGTCGTTCTGTTCGATCGTCAGCAGCGTGGAGTGCAGAGCCACCGCGTTCTCCAGATGAGAGCGCAGCAGCTCGACCCGGTCGCGCATCCCCCGTGCACGGCGGATGAGGTCGCTCCAGATGGGAGAGGGGACGTTCTCAGCGCCCGAATCGGCAGCCGCGTCGACGGCTGAGTCGGCGGCGTTGGACCCGCCCTCTGTGGACAGCGCCTCCAGGGGCCGCAGAGCCCATTCGCACCGGTGGGCCTCTTGGAGCAGCTGGTAGATCTTGTGGGACAGTGCGGCATCGAGTCGGGCTTCCCGGAACAGCAGCCCCTCCATCTCTTCGACGGCATCCTCCAGCTCATCCAGGGCCGCGGGATACTCGCGCAGCACGGCGCTGATGATCCCGGAGACCGCGTCGGTCGCCGTGAGGCCAGCGGGACGGGTTCGCACCGCGTCGAGCACGTTGAGCTGCGGGAGATCCTCGGTCGCTGTCTGCACGGTGATGATGAGGTTCTTCGCCGAGAGCACCCGCAGTTCGGTGAAGCTGAACTGCTGATCAGCAGTGAGGCAGACCCGGTGCAGCACGGCGGCGACCGACTCGTAGGAGCTCGAGGGGATGGACAGCCGGCTCCGGTTGCCGGCGAGGAAGTCCAGTTCGGCTTCCTGCAGACCGAGGCCCTCGGCCGCAGCGGCGAGGTCCGGCGCGTCGTGTGCCTGGAGGTCCACCCAGAGCAGACCCCGCGACGAGCTGCGTGCCGAACCAACCGCGGAGGGTTCGACCGCGTGGACCTGTCCGTCGGCCCCGAATTCCCACATGCTGATGGACATGGTGATCAGTCCCTGACTTTCAGGCCTCGGTAGCGGTTGAGCGCCGCGTGGATCTCATGGGCGCGCGGACGTGCCAGGTGGCCCGGATGTCCGCGATGGGGGGAGAGGGACTCCAGTCCGGAGGCATCCACCTCCCGAAGCAGAGATTCCACCATGCTGGCGATATCGCTGACCCCGTCGGCGCGCTCGGCGAGCCGGTCCAGTGCCTTGGCGATGGCCTCGGTCTGGGCGGCGTCGACGAGCTGGGCGACGGCGGCCAGGTCCACGTCCTCGCGGCCGTACTGGATGGCATCCCGGCCTCGGCCGCGCGCGGGCTTGGTCTTCTTCGCCGGCCGCAGCGAGTCCTGCTGCGGGACCCGTGCCGCGGCCGTGGCGAAGATCCCGGGTGCGGTGGCTGGCGTGGCGGCGCCGGGGGCAGTGGCATCAGCCGCAGGGGCATCAGCCGCGGTGACCTCCGGGGCGGCGGGGGCGGCGTGCCGCGCCGCGATGCGGTGCGCCTCCTCGGTGACGTCGCGCAGGGTGTAGTCCTGCAGCGCGATCACCTGGTCGGCCACCTCGAAGAAGGCGCCGGAACCACCGGCGACCAGCACGGTGGAGACGCCGCGCTCGGTGAAGAGCGGGCGGACCCGGTCCACGAAGGGAGTGATCGGTTCACGCTGGGCCGGGATGAGCTCGCGCATGCGCTCGTCACGGATCATGAAGTTGGTGGCGGAGGTGTCCTCGTCGATCAGCAGCGCGCTGGCCCCTGCCTCCACGGCTTCCACCAGGTTCGTGGCCTGGGAGGTGGAGCCGGAGGCGTTGGTGCTGGAGAAGCTGCGGGTGTCCGTGCCGGAGGGCAGCCCGGAGATGAAGGGTGAGATGTCCACCCCGGCGGCGGCGCGGCCGTCCTCGGCGCGGATGGACACGGCGTCGTCGCGGGTGATGACCCATTCACGGCCGTCCCCGGAGATGTGGGGGTAGACGCCGCGTTCGATGGCCCGGAGCAGAGTGGACTTGCCGTGATACCCGCCGCCGACGATCACGCTGACGCCTTCGGGGACGCCCATCCCGGTGAGACTGCGACCGCTGGGGAGCTCGAAGCTGACCCGCAGCGATTCCGGGCTGCGGAACTGGACTGCCGCCTCTGCCAAGGGGCGGTCAGAGTCCCCCGACCTGCGGGGCAGGACCGCGCCGTCGGCCACGAAGGAGACCAGGCGTCGTGCAGCCAGCTCGGCCTGCAGCGCAGCCTGATCTCGGTAGAGCGTGACGTGGTTCTGCAGGGCGTCCTGGTCCACGCTGCCGTGGAGCAGCGCGGCCTCGGCGATCTGCGGCAGCGTCTCGGTGAGCAGCCGAGCAGCCTTGCGCCCCAGTGCCTTGCGGCCGGCGGCCGGCAGCCCGACGGCGAGACGCGCCTCGATGAACTCCTCGGTGATGAGCACGCTGGTGCGCTCGAGCACCTGCTGCCCGGGAGTGCCGATGCTGATGGCATCGCTCTCGGGCGAGGACTTGTGACTGCCCCGCAGAGCGGCGGCGAACGCCCGGGTGAGGAAGTCCCCGGTCGCGATCCGGCCTTCGCGGTCCGCGAGAAGTTCTGCGGGAAACCCCGCCTCCGCTCGGCTCAGGCGCAGTCGCATCAGGGAGGGCGGGGCGAACGGATCCACCTGCACCTTGTCCACGAAGAGCCGGAAGACTCCGAGGTCATAGGAGCCGGTCAGCTGCTTATAGGAGGCGTAGCCGCGGCCGTCCAGAGAGGTCAGTGTGCGTTGGAGCGTCTGCTGATCGTTCATGCGCCCTGAGTGTACTGGCGCTGGCGCTCGCGCTGCCCGTGGGTCAGCCGGCGAAGATCGACCCCGGAGTCGAAGCTGGAGCCGATCGCACCGGCGAACACGCCCAGGCCGGCGCTGAACCAGGCGATGTGCAGGTAGGTGGAGAGCTCTACCTTTCGGCCGATCACATTGGACATGTATTCGGCGTCGATGATGACCAGAGCGCCCAGGAAGATGACCAGCACCAGGAACAGATAGAGCACCATGATGCACACCAGCAGCGTGATCACCGTCGAGCCGTTGTAGAGCGTCACCACAGTGGCCAGACTCCGGTTCTTGGGGCGGTCCCAGAGCCCGTCGCGCAGGATGAGCCAGAAGATCATGGTCGCGACGGCGGCGAGTCCGACCAGCAGCAGACGGGTGGAGCTCAGCGCGTCGGCCATCTGCCAGATGGAGCTGTAGAAGATGCCGAAGGCGCCCGTCGCCGCACCTGCGGCCAGGGCGCTGGAGAGTTTGGGCACGGCCCGCATCGGGTCGTTGCCGAGGACCATGCCCAACACGGTGCGCGGTCCGCCGGTGAAGGTGTGGGCGAAGAGTCCCAGCGCCGCGCCGCGCTCGGTGTCCTGCCACCGGCTCCAGCGGGAGTCGTACTTCTCCGGGTCTGGGCCGGTGCCTTCGGGCAGCAGGCGCAGCAGCGAGCCGGTGAAGACCTTCTGGATCCTGCGCTTGGTGGCCCAGGCGCCCAGCGTCGGGCAGGAGACGATCGCGATGTTCTGCTCCGGAAAGATCTCGGAGATCAGCGGATGCCCCTTGGTGTGACGCGGGATCTCGGTCAGCATGATGACCGCGTCGGCGTCTTCATTCTCCTCGTCGATCTCGCGCACGGCGCTGAGATCGAGGGTGTCATCGGGGCGGATCTTGAGCATCCTGGTCTCGGAGTGCACCGAGACCTCGCCGCCGATGAGTCTGCGCGCTTCGGCGCTGAAGGACTCTTGAATGGAGTTGACCCGCCGAGTGGGCAGGCCAGGGTCAGCCAGAAGCATGATGCGGAACGTGTTCACGGATGTTGACACAGCTACAGGTGCTCCTCAGCCGGCATAGAGAGCGGTCCCGTCAGGGAGACCAAAGCCCCCGCTGGACCGACGGCCCAGCGGGGTTTCGCCCGTGGTTCCACGGGTGAGGTCACTCTAGGCGAAGAGCGGAGCGAACCCGGTCGGCAGCTGCGAGCGCAGGTCCTTGATCTCACCCTCGGAGACCGAGTCGGCGAGGGTGGAGAACACTGCCTGGACCTGGGGGAGGGCATCCTCGGTGCCGAGGTCCTCGCCCAGCTGACCGGCCACGCGACGCAGGAAGTCATCCACGTCGTCGAGCGTCTCGGTCTCAGTCTGGGAGGTCAGCGGTGCCTTCAGCTCCTCGGGAAGTTGGGCGGCAAGATCGCTTGCCTCGCCACCCTTGAGCCGCTTGCCGAGGTCCTCCAGGACGACCTTCACTAGCTGGTCGGCCTGCTCGCGGTCGCTCGGACCGCCCTTCTCGGAGACGTTCTTCAGAAATTCATCGTGGCGCATAGGGTGCTCCTTCAGTTGCTCCGGCCAGTGGGCCGTGCGCACCAACGCTTCTTCCGCTGGCGCGTGCCGCAGTCAACAGATCTGCGCACGGGCCCGTCTGACCGTTCTTCTCCACCGTAAACACGCCTGCGGGGGGTCTGTCGAACTCTAGGCCCGAGCGATGTTCCACCCGGTGCGGACCAGCGGCACCTGCAGCGGAAGGCGGGCCAGGGCGACGGCGCGGGCCCTCGGGTGGTGCCAGTACTTCTTCACGGAGTAGATGTTCGCCGGGTAGACCGCGAGCATCAGGGCTGCCGTGCACAGTCCCCCGGCGCGACGAGTGCCCGGGATCATCAGCGCGACGGCGGTGCCGAGTTCGGCGAGGCCGCTGGCGTGGGTGATCAGGCGCCGGTTGCCCAGCTGCGGCGGCACGATCGAATCGAAGGGGGCCGGGTAGAGGAAGTGCAGCGCCCCGGTGAAGCTGAGAAGGCCTGCCATCGCGACGGCCTGCTGGTTCGTGTTCATCGAGCTGGCTCTCCTGGGGTCGTCGGGGGAATCGTGCCCACGCAGTGAGACACTGAGCCCATGACTGGGGCTTTCATCCGAGTGGCACGCGGACTGTGGGGTTCCACGCATCCTGGTCCCACACTGGTGGTCACTGTACTCGCGGCCGCGCTATCGCTGGCCGCCGGGCTGAGCCTGGGGCGGATCGCGCTGCTCACGCTCGCCGTCTTCGCCGGACAGCTCTCGGTGGGCCTGTCGAATGACGCGCTCGATGCCGGGCGAGACCGTGCGGTGGGCCGGACGGACAAGCCGATCGCTCGCGGCGACATCAGCCTGCGCACGGGGTGGATTGCCGCTATCCTCGCGCTCGCCCTGGCGCTGGGGCTCTCCGCCCCGCTGGGTCTGGGAATGCTCGCCGCTCACGCGATCTTCCTCGCCTCGGCCTGGTCCTATAACGCGGGGCTGAAGGCGACACCGATCTCGATCCTGCCGTTCATCCTCGGATTCGGCGCCTTTCCCGCCTTCGCCACGCTCGCCGCCCCGGATCCGGAGCTGGCGGCCCCCTGGGCCCTGCTCGCCGGCGGCGCCCTGGGTGCCGCGATCCACCTGACCAACGTGCTGCCAGACCTCGACGACGACGCCCGCACCGGCATCTCGGGGCTGCCGCACCGGCTCGGTGCCCGCCCCTCGGCGGCGCTCGCGGCTGCTGCGGTGCTGATCGGGGCGATCGCGGTGACGGCCAGCGCGGCGGACGGGGAGATCCTCCAGGGGGACCTCGCGCAGATCCCGGTCATCTCCTGGGTGTTCTTCGCCCTGGAGGTCGCGGTCGTCCTGGTGACGCTGGTGCTCGCGGTGAAGGGGCGCTCCGGACGGGTGCTGTTTCGCCTGGTGATGCTCGCGGCGCTGCTGCTGGCCGCGCAGCTGGTCGCAGCGGGCGGCTCCCTCGCCGGCTGAGAACTCAGGCTGCGGAGTCGAAGCCCATCGCGTAGGCGCGGGCGAAGAGCCGTCCGGTGCCCGGCCCCAGCATCAGCTGCAGCCCGCCGCTGCGCAGGGTGTTCACGGTTGGCCCCACGGGTCTGCCCAGCCGAGTGTTCAGTCCGGCCAGATGCGCTGCTCGGCGCGCCGAGCGCAGCCGGTTCTGCTCCCACCGCTGCAGGCCCTCCTCCGGCGCGACTCCGGTATTGACCCATTTCGTCAGCAGCGGGGCGAGGGTGGCGGCATCGAGCAGGCCCAGGTTCATCCCCTGTCCGCCGATCGGGCTGACCTCATGGGCGGCGTCGCCGATCACCAGGAGGCGTCCGTTGCGCAGCTGTGGGGCGACGAAGCGACGCACTCCGAACCCGGTCACCTCGGCGGTGACCGATTCGCCGTGGACGGCCAGCAGGCGCTGCATCCGTTCCAGCCGCTGCTCCGGCTCGGTCGAGGCGTCAGGGGAGTCCCAGGCGACGAAGCGGCGTCGTCGTCCTGGGAGCGGGAAGGATTCCAGCACTCCGGAGGTCTCCAGGTGCACCACCGCGGTGCCCTGGTCCTGACGGTCGGAGACCTCGGCGTCGGTCATGAGGTACCGGTCCGGATAGGTGTGTGCCACCGGGTCTCGATAGACCAGCTCCCGGGAGCGGCCGCCGCCGGCGAGGACCACGAGCGGGGCGCGCCGGTCTCCGTGGCTGGTGCGCACCTCCACGTGTTGGGGTCGGGCGGAGAGTGCGGTGACCCGGATCCCGCGCCGCGGTTCCGGCGCCACCCGGGAGATCACGGCCTCGGTGGCGGCCTGCGGCAGGGTGGCGACGAAGGGGAACCGGGTGGAGAGGCGGTCGAAGCGCACGGTGCCCAGCAATCGGCCCTCGGATCGGGCCTCGCCGCGCCGCACGCGCACGGCGTGCTCCAGCAGCGCGGCCGTGAGTCCTGAGCGCTGCAGGGCGGCCAGCACCGGGGCGTGGATGCCGATCGCCCGGCTGTCGGACCCGGGCTCCTCGCGCGCCTCGAGGACCTCCACGCTGATGCCGCGGCGG
The nucleotide sequence above comes from Nesterenkonia halotolerans. Encoded proteins:
- a CDS encoding transcriptional regulator; translation: MGSEAEGPEPRFDPLIHAAHRLRICAMLSQAKGIEFAEIQERTGLSKSALSKQLTQLVSARYVTEEPFVRAGRSRLMLSLSELGRDAYTGHKQALTALLQEQDQDSTAQ
- a CDS encoding SDR family oxidoreductase; protein product: MTSDVEEPTLPADRTALIVGASGITGSAVARQLVAEGWDVLALSRSAVSAPGVRGVAANLRDPESLATALAEHRPTHVFFSAWQKQDTEAENIRVNGAMLRDLLAALKHAPLQHVSIVTGLKHYLGPFEAYAAGATPDTPFHEEEPRLETPNFYYAHEDELFAAAERQGFTWSVHRAHTIIGHAVGNAMNMGLTIAVQATLAKELDLDFVFPGSEQQWNGLTDVTDAGLLAEQMIWASTDPAGANEPFNIVNGDVFRWRWMWPRLAADLGVAPERVIGFSEAPRPLEEQMAPHEAAWPAIAEKHGLIESDIQRLASWWHTDADLGREMEVVTDMGKSRDAGFLSHRRTEQAFKDLFVRYRADRVIP
- a CDS encoding NAD(P)-dependent alcohol dehydrogenase, translated to MTTTITALQADSAEGDFTRRPLERRSVRADDVRIAIRYAGICHTDIHQVRNEWGGASYPMTPGHEIIGDVVEVGADVSEFTVGDTVGVGCFADSCMECEACKAGEEQFCSQGVVATYNGQDKDGETTHGGYSQQIVVRDHFVLRIPEGMDAASTTPLLCAGITTYAPLKRYGAGPGVKVGVIGMGGLGHIAVKIAAAMGAEVTVLSRTDSKKEDGLSFGATSYRATADGSAFQELAGTFDLIINTVGASVSLDSFLGLLGRGGTMVNVGAPSEEQSFQMFSLLTMRRNYAGSMVGGLPETQEMLDFCAKHGITATTELIQADQVAEYYDKVVSGDVRYRAVIDIASLENAS
- a CDS encoding OsmC family peroxiredoxin, producing the protein MPTRTARTAWNGSLEEGSGQVELSSSKIGTYDVSFPKRSAEEANGNTSPEELIAAAHSSCYAMQLSAVLSGAGGTVESLDVRAEVSLGADPDGGFKLTGIKLIVHGEVSGIDEDTFLKSAEEAKTGCPVSKALTGVEITLDATFES
- a CDS encoding alpha/beta fold hydrolase → MSHVTVGTENSTDISLYYEDHGSGQPVVLIHGYPLDGSSWEKQTAALLDAGYRVITYDRRGFGKSSRPTTGHDYDTYAADLHAVMEALDLRDAALVGFSMGTGEVARYLKNHGTQRVDKAVFLGSLQPFLLQTEDNPTGVPQDVFDGLFEAVSTDRYAFFTSFFNDFFNAEENLGGRLSEEALAANKGLAYAASPHASIWAQPTWLTDFRDDVVALGSSEVSALIVHGTADNILPIDSTGRPFHEALPSAKYHEIEGAPHGMLWTHAQEVNEQLLTFLRG
- a CDS encoding TetR/AcrR family transcriptional regulator is translated as MTRQGDAGLRESGDLQLRRAVIESADSLYYAHGFRAVGMDALRQHAGVSLKLIYRLFPSKESIVLAVLDYRHQIWAGEVTAAVERAESPRERLLAIYDYLAGWFRSENFRGCVFINAFGELATESPAVAAKAAEHKRDFRDYMDQLAIDAGFSAELGDQLMLLAEGAQVTAAITGDAAMAMKARRAAEMLLSFEETRPTASVAGGSAAPQSHGG
- a CDS encoding DUF3995 domain-containing protein — encoded protein: MIWAAAALGLLNAAPSVYWAFGGDALLETIGQWLIDLRGRSPLLIGMGLLGIALGKSAAAVIPLVAIHVLAARRVLWWNLSRLAAVALILYGAAGLVINLVLLLFPGLTVEDPTARWGQALLWYPMLLLWGLVLGVGLHRWRRRVSEGGPTPR
- a CDS encoding CorA family divalent cation transporter translates to MSISMWEFGADGQVHAVEPSAVGSARSSSRGLLWVDLQAHDAPDLAAAAEGLGLQEAELDFLAGNRSRLSIPSSSYESVAAVLHRVCLTADQQFSFTELRVLSAKNLIITVQTATEDLPQLNVLDAVRTRPAGLTATDAVSGIISAVLREYPAALDELEDAVEEMEGLLFREARLDAALSHKIYQLLQEAHRCEWALRPLEALSTEGGSNAADSAVDAAADSGAENVPSPIWSDLIRRARGMRDRVELLRSHLENAVALHSTLLTIEQNDATRRLADASYAQGEQSKKISGWAAILFAPTLIASIYGMNFRHMPELHWIAGYPLALALMLGLSLGLWLVFKRRQWL
- a CDS encoding ABC-ATPase domain-containing protein, producing the protein MNDQQTLQRTLTSLDGRGYASYKQLTGSYDLGVFRLFVDKVQVDPFAPPSLMRLRLSRAEAGFPAELLADREGRIATGDFLTRAFAAALRGSHKSSPESDAISIGTPGQQVLERTSVLITEEFIEARLAVGLPAAGRKALGRKAARLLTETLPQIAEAALLHGSVDQDALQNHVTLYRDQAALQAELAARRLVSFVADGAVLPRRSGDSDRPLAEAAVQFRSPESLRVSFELPSGRSLTGMGVPEGVSVIVGGGYHGKSTLLRAIERGVYPHISGDGREWVITRDDAVSIRAEDGRAAAGVDISPFISGLPSGTDTRSFSSTNASGSTSQATNLVEAVEAGASALLIDEDTSATNFMIRDERMRELIPAQREPITPFVDRVRPLFTERGVSTVLVAGGSGAFFEVADQVIALQDYTLRDVTEEAHRIAARHAAPAAPEVTAADAPAADATAPGAATPATAPGIFATAAARVPQQDSLRPAKKTKPARGRGRDAIQYGREDVDLAAVAQLVDAAQTEAIAKALDRLAERADGVSDIASMVESLLREVDASGLESLSPHRGHPGHLARPRAHEIHAALNRYRGLKVRD